A genomic stretch from Algoriphagus halophilus includes:
- a CDS encoding MGH1-like glycoside hydrolase domain-containing protein, producing MVAEKLRLQEDRERIKHWKKWGPYLTERQWGTVREDYSPDGSAWENVTHDEARSKAYRWGEEGIGGISDYKQKLCLAWGFWNGKDPFIKERLYGVTGNQGNHGEDVKELYYYLDSTPTHSYMKMLYKYPQAEFPYKDLLEENLKRGKTDPEYELLDTGIFDQDEYFDIFIEYAKNDAEDIVATATIHNRGAEKAYICVMPTIWLRKTWFTGHEPFLPKLSKFNENTIRAFSPKSGNYTISFEGEPELKFCDNETNREKIYHIGNEKKFLKDAINDYVVDGDSKHINPENFGTKASAIYHLEIPPGESKTIKLRLMHQFSEDALSFCDDIMEKAKVEADEFYEELQERVTDPDLKRIQRQAYAGMMWSKQFYYYDVERWLEGDPGRYVPPISRKKGRNSNWKHLQNYDIISMPDKWEYPWYAAWDLAFHCIPIARIDPDFAKDQLLLLLNEWYMHPNGQIPAYEWNFSDVNPPVHAYAVQRVFQIDKKANGGKADYEFLERALHKLMLNFTWWVNQKDSDGQNIFEGGFLGLDNISVFDRSHAQRYQGKLEQADATSWMAMFSLNLLRISLDLCEHNKVYQFTATKFLEHFLYIAGAMNNISSEGISLWDDEDSFFYDVFHVPGKESKRMKVRSIVGLIPLFAVEPIREDLFNELPEFKQRLEFFLREKPKLAALVSSWIQPGFNRRRLFSLLRGHRMKSILHKMLDSEEFLSEYGIRSLSKYHLEHPYAMKISGDLLSVKYTPGESDTVMFGGNSNWRGPIWFPINFLIIESLKKFDFYYGGDFSIEYPTGSGRYMTMDIIAKELSYRCMKIFMRDEEGNRPVYGNIEKFQKDPHFKDYILFYEYFHGDSGLGLGASHQTGWTGLVAEMIHKYYKIREDKEHDSKTLFRS from the coding sequence ATGGTAGCTGAAAAATTACGTTTACAGGAAGATAGAGAGCGGATCAAGCATTGGAAGAAATGGGGGCCTTATCTCACAGAAAGACAGTGGGGTACTGTAAGAGAAGATTACAGTCCTGATGGTTCAGCATGGGAAAATGTCACCCATGATGAAGCCAGAAGTAAAGCCTATCGCTGGGGAGAAGAAGGAATTGGAGGAATATCTGATTATAAGCAAAAGCTATGTTTAGCTTGGGGCTTCTGGAATGGCAAGGACCCATTTATTAAAGAAAGACTTTATGGGGTTACCGGAAACCAAGGGAATCATGGAGAGGATGTAAAGGAACTATATTATTACCTCGACTCTACCCCAACCCATAGTTATATGAAGATGCTTTATAAGTATCCTCAAGCCGAATTCCCTTACAAAGACCTTCTCGAAGAAAATCTAAAAAGAGGCAAAACTGATCCCGAGTATGAATTATTGGATACAGGGATTTTTGACCAAGATGAATACTTCGATATTTTCATCGAATATGCTAAAAATGACGCTGAAGACATTGTAGCCACTGCGACCATCCATAACAGAGGTGCAGAAAAAGCATATATCTGTGTCATGCCTACGATTTGGCTTAGAAAAACATGGTTTACGGGACATGAGCCCTTTTTGCCTAAACTGAGCAAGTTTAATGAAAACACGATTCGTGCATTCAGCCCGAAATCCGGAAACTATACCATTTCATTTGAAGGGGAGCCTGAGCTCAAGTTTTGTGATAATGAGACCAATCGGGAAAAAATATATCATATCGGAAATGAGAAAAAATTTCTCAAAGATGCGATCAACGACTATGTAGTCGATGGTGACTCCAAACACATCAATCCTGAAAACTTCGGTACCAAAGCCTCTGCTATTTACCATTTGGAAATACCTCCAGGTGAAAGCAAAACCATCAAGCTTCGTTTAATGCACCAATTTTCTGAAGATGCCTTGTCTTTTTGTGATGACATCATGGAAAAAGCCAAAGTGGAAGCGGATGAATTTTATGAGGAATTGCAAGAAAGGGTAACAGACCCGGACCTAAAGCGGATCCAGCGTCAGGCTTACGCAGGAATGATGTGGTCCAAACAGTTTTATTATTATGATGTAGAACGTTGGCTAGAAGGAGATCCCGGAAGATATGTCCCTCCTATTTCACGCAAAAAAGGAAGAAACAGCAACTGGAAACATCTGCAAAATTACGATATCATATCCATGCCGGATAAGTGGGAATACCCTTGGTATGCGGCTTGGGATTTAGCATTTCACTGTATTCCTATTGCCAGGATTGATCCGGATTTTGCCAAAGATCAATTGCTCCTACTACTGAATGAATGGTATATGCATCCGAATGGGCAAATACCTGCCTATGAGTGGAATTTCTCGGATGTTAACCCTCCTGTACATGCTTACGCCGTGCAGCGGGTCTTTCAAATAGATAAAAAAGCAAACGGCGGAAAAGCGGACTACGAATTTCTTGAAAGGGCTTTACATAAATTAATGCTCAATTTCACCTGGTGGGTAAACCAAAAAGACAGTGATGGGCAAAATATATTCGAGGGTGGATTCCTGGGCTTAGATAATATTTCTGTATTCGATAGAAGTCACGCCCAGCGTTATCAAGGTAAATTAGAACAGGCGGATGCCACCTCATGGATGGCTATGTTTTCGTTGAACCTGCTAAGAATCAGCCTAGACCTCTGTGAGCACAATAAGGTTTACCAGTTTACCGCCACAAAATTCCTAGAACACTTTCTATACATTGCCGGAGCGATGAACAACATTTCTTCTGAAGGTATTTCTCTATGGGATGATGAGGATAGTTTCTTTTATGATGTCTTTCATGTGCCGGGCAAAGAATCGAAGCGAATGAAAGTAAGATCCATCGTAGGATTGATTCCTCTATTTGCAGTGGAACCCATCCGGGAAGATCTATTTAATGAATTACCTGAATTCAAACAACGTTTGGAATTCTTCCTTCGGGAAAAACCAAAATTGGCCGCCTTAGTATCTAGTTGGATTCAACCGGGTTTTAATAGACGAAGATTATTTTCACTATTGAGGGGTCATAGAATGAAAAGTATTCTTCATAAAATGCTCGATTCAGAGGAATTCTTGAGTGAATACGGGATCCGATCGCTTTCAAAATATCACTTGGAACACCCATATGCCATGAAGATTTCAGGTGACTTGCTTTCCGTCAAATATACTCCTGGAGAGTCCGATACGGTCATGTTTGGAGGCAACTCAAATTGGAGAGGGCCCATTTGGTTTCCAATCAACTTCCTAATCATAGAGTCCTTAAAGAAATTTGACTTCTACTACGGAGGAGATTTTTCGATTGAATACCCAACTGGTTCTGGAAGATATATGACCATGGACATCATCGCCAAGGAACTTTCTTACCGATGTATGAAAATATTCATGCGAGATGAAGAGGGAAACCGGCCAGTATATGGAAACATTGAAAAATTTCAAAAGGACCCCCATTTCAAAGATTATATTCTATTTTATGAATATTTCCACGGCGACTCAGGCCTAGGTCTGGGAGCTTCCCACCAAACAGGATGGACGGGTTTGGTAGCAGAAATGATTCATAAATACTACAAAATAAGAGAAGATAAGGAGCATGACTCTAAAACCCTTTTTAGAAGCTAA
- a CDS encoding HNH endonuclease, with translation MEKRVLVLNLDHSPVAVVPVQKAIVLVLMEKANCLSTYELLKIRTVSRSFEYPAVIRLVSYKNIPYRGVLLNRSNLFRRDNGECQYCGSKRHLTIDHVIPRSKGGKTNWMNLVTACHRCNVNKGDKSPEQAGLTLKNQPFRPTLSFFLSEYAERQAEEWLPFLASKAVH, from the coding sequence ATGGAAAAAAGAGTATTGGTATTAAACTTAGATCATTCTCCGGTTGCGGTAGTTCCTGTACAAAAAGCCATAGTTCTGGTCTTGATGGAAAAAGCCAACTGTCTTTCAACTTACGAGCTTCTTAAAATCCGGACAGTTAGTCGAAGTTTCGAATATCCTGCGGTGATTCGTTTGGTTTCTTATAAAAACATACCCTATCGAGGGGTACTTCTAAATAGGTCCAACTTATTTAGAAGAGATAATGGGGAGTGCCAATATTGTGGAAGTAAGAGACACCTGACCATTGATCACGTAATTCCCAGGTCCAAAGGTGGAAAAACCAACTGGATGAATTTGGTGACCGCCTGCCATCGATGCAATGTCAATAAGGGAGATAAATCTCCTGAGCAGGCTGGATTAACGCTTAAAAACCAGCCTTTTAGACCTACGTTATCATTCTTTCTATCCGAATATGCGGAAAGACAAGCAGAGGAGTGGTTGCCATTTTTAGCCAGTAAGGCAGTGCATTGA
- the tsaD gene encoding tRNA (adenosine(37)-N6)-threonylcarbamoyltransferase complex transferase subunit TsaD, translated as MSTNDNFILAIESSCDETSASVIVDGKVLNNIVATQSVHEKYGGVVPELASRAHQENLIPVVQEAVLSAGISLDQLSAVAFTRGPGLMGSLLVGVSFAKALAFARKIPLIEVNHMQAHILAHFIDDPKPNFPFICLTVSGGHTQLVLVKDYLDMEVIGETQDDAVGEAFDKTAKLLGLPYPGGPLIDKYAKEGNPKAFKFPVTRMPGLNYSFSGIKTAVLYFLRDQLQSNPKFIEENLADLCASIQWTLIEMLQIKLKEAVKQYGVTEIAIAGGVSANSGLRTTLQELASKKGWNLYIPKFEYCTDNAGMIAIAAYYKYLAGEFSSYDVTPLAKMKI; from the coding sequence ATGAGTACAAACGATAACTTTATTCTAGCAATTGAATCCTCGTGCGACGAGACTTCTGCCTCTGTAATAGTAGACGGCAAAGTACTTAATAATATTGTCGCTACACAATCCGTCCACGAAAAATATGGAGGTGTGGTTCCCGAACTAGCCTCTCGTGCACATCAGGAAAACCTGATCCCTGTGGTACAGGAGGCTGTTTTATCTGCTGGGATCAGTTTGGATCAACTTTCGGCTGTAGCTTTTACCAGAGGTCCAGGATTGATGGGCTCTTTGTTGGTAGGAGTGAGCTTTGCCAAAGCGTTGGCTTTTGCCAGAAAAATCCCGTTGATCGAGGTTAATCATATGCAAGCTCATATTTTGGCACACTTCATTGATGATCCAAAACCTAACTTTCCTTTCATTTGCCTGACCGTGAGTGGGGGTCATACCCAGTTGGTTTTGGTAAAGGATTATTTGGATATGGAGGTGATCGGAGAGACGCAGGATGATGCAGTGGGGGAGGCATTTGACAAGACGGCCAAACTTTTGGGGCTTCCTTACCCTGGAGGACCTTTGATCGATAAATACGCCAAGGAAGGAAATCCCAAAGCCTTTAAATTTCCGGTTACTCGGATGCCGGGCTTGAATTACTCTTTTTCTGGTATAAAAACTGCGGTATTGTACTTCCTAAGGGATCAGCTTCAATCTAATCCGAAATTTATTGAGGAGAACTTAGCGGATCTTTGTGCCAGTATTCAATGGACATTGATTGAAATGCTGCAGATTAAGCTTAAGGAAGCGGTCAAGCAATATGGGGTTACCGAAATTGCTATTGCTGGTGGAGTTTCTGCAAATTCTGGCTTAAGAACAACCCTTCAAGAATTGGCTTCCAAAAAGGGTTGGAATCTGTACATCCCTAAATTTGAATACTGTACAGACAATGCAGGTATGATTGCCATAGCTGCGTATTACAAATACCTAGCAGGAGAGTTTTCATCGTATGATGTAACCCCGCTGGCAAAAATGAAAATCTAA
- a CDS encoding SH3 domain-containing protein, whose product MRKEKSSEWPLTDVFGICRQTILPLYRKPTFESALISQLLFGECYQVKAINPDQSWYKIFHEDTGLEGWITSKSIKTIQPSDYQNFLSQDFQVVTSPIAVIEYLGSNLYLLPGSRLHFSEIELFNWQDHIGFTGTVRSHAVKAGREELLEIALKYLNAPYQAGGRSIFGLDEIKGFELIYAAAGYRWTLDKMQGKMIDPEQVIPGDLFIFKDLETKVSQVSMYLGAEEVLWMDGKMRISDIDEWESIQINNSSKQYVLKGHSIVS is encoded by the coding sequence ATGCGAAAAGAGAAATCCAGCGAATGGCCTTTGACTGATGTCTTTGGTATATGCCGCCAGACCATTTTACCGCTCTATAGAAAACCTACCTTTGAGTCCGCGCTTATCTCCCAGTTACTTTTTGGGGAGTGTTATCAAGTCAAAGCGATCAATCCTGATCAAAGTTGGTATAAAATTTTTCATGAGGATACAGGATTGGAAGGATGGATTACTTCCAAATCAATCAAAACCATTCAACCTTCCGATTACCAGAATTTTCTAAGTCAGGATTTTCAGGTGGTTACCAGCCCTATTGCAGTAATCGAATATTTGGGATCCAATTTATACTTGCTACCAGGCAGCCGTCTTCATTTTTCAGAAATAGAGTTGTTTAACTGGCAAGATCATATCGGATTTACCGGGACAGTACGTAGCCATGCTGTCAAAGCAGGCCGAGAGGAATTATTGGAAATTGCATTGAAGTATTTGAATGCTCCTTATCAGGCTGGAGGAAGAAGTATTTTTGGGTTGGACGAAATAAAAGGGTTTGAACTGATCTATGCCGCAGCTGGATACCGATGGACCTTAGATAAAATGCAGGGAAAAATGATTGATCCTGAGCAGGTAATCCCAGGAGATTTGTTTATTTTCAAAGATTTAGAAACCAAAGTTTCTCAAGTGTCCATGTATTTAGGAGCAGAAGAAGTACTCTGGATGGATGGGAAAATGAGGATTTCTGATATCGATGAATGGGAAAGCATTCAAATAAACAATTCGAGTAAACAATATGTTTTGAAAGGCCACTCAATAGTAAGTTAG
- a CDS encoding translocation/assembly module TamB domain-containing protein: MHKAFRIILWLVFSVLLLLIFLAISLQVTFIQNWALDKVTNYINERSDFKTDIGKITLNWWDAVKLQDVKILDHKDSLMIGSETIEVDFDLNSLLSPGNPSLQEVRLSRPDLHLITHPEDSLMNLNLWVIQMSEVFGSGSSSGGGAKFEIGNVQIRNGTVYIENLSYDPFEVGFDYNHLKFDGVFCNAENFYVEGGEIGINVKMITGIESSSELEIKELKTDFKFSPKFMEFANLSLKSDKSHIKDYLRFDMLSDSALSNFVTDVKITANMEESKLNLTDLRKFAPTLPQIEDEIYLIGEVTGTIADFKSEEFLIRLGEKTALFGAFELEGLPDIQDTYINLSLQNSTALAKDLAPYVSEEVQKQIFKFNTIRFNADFAGYLRRFSTSGDFQTTIGDIEGRINFDLVDNMPSVVSRVTISNLDLGILVEDREQFQKVSLDGNVTLKGNSRENILIGLDAQIDKVGFRNYEYSNITTDATYGLNLFKGNLDIEDPNLKMQATGLLNLNESIDSVRMQIDLDTAFLANINLTNKLNFLSGHLNIDTKGINIDDIQGIARFTDMALGFEDRFLELGDFNFQSLFAGGTRTMSINSDYLVAAASGQFNLEQIYQDLNVLLDQYIAIIINEPQPVADLETVFSETYNLDLNIRMFNVNPIVQLFEPDLSVSRNTILEGAFYQTPENTVFNFFTSIDTLKYQDKTAFATNIDFNTSKIINSEEILASFYIYSKAQQVGKSVEFSNLGLEAIWDQNKVALDFTLDQDSTQSSARVNANAQFSAQNTQINFAPSSLKVLDREWKFVNDNLITLTPGEIDFSNVKIFNEDQFIALEGVISEDPAKELQLSINQVNVDILNTLVPQEFEGTANGILKVEDVYEAPLLQGDISIDSLRINSFLIGNLRGTANLNGEILALNLSNTRNGKKTIDMNGNIELENQDIHIDAILSETNLLILEPFLSKYVSQMGGSVTGDFQIRGTTKDPEILGTGIVDNGRLRINYLNTNYQLNGSIAFIPNQINFKDLILQDVNGNVANLKGGINHSGFKDFYLNINSNLTNFQVLNTTSRDNETFYGNAYVTGTIDFLGSTTNLDINARATSQPNTRIYIPLTDDNRIAQEDFIHIINIQDTVRIREVNEEINRLDIENIRMNFILDVTPDALAEIIIDPRTEEGISGRGRGVLTLNVDTQGNFSLTGNYEITEGKYNFSLYNIVKKQFNIRPGGRITWYGDPYEGVMNLVAEYEDNVSIQPLLNATTTTDPDNTQSNRRYPVKVIMDLEGALLSPDINFGFDFSQFPSSGDIQTTISAFQNRIANDEQEKNRQVFSVIMSRSFSPEGQFSGVANISSSLGQLLSSQLNAFLGQVDKNLEIDVDLASLDANTLETFQLSVAYTFLDGRLRVSRDGGFTNNQGIANAASIIGDWQAEYLLTEDGVYRIRIFNRNNFNVFTSLSLSKNVATYGVSVSQNVSFNSFSELFQKLTRKKDEKLRINDTDDFLRYNYENGENWTPINLENLENRLDSLERIRQSTPVPDSIPAKKDSLNIFIQNKLFN; the protein is encoded by the coding sequence TTGCACAAAGCGTTTCGTATAATCCTTTGGCTAGTTTTTTCTGTCTTACTTCTACTCATATTTCTGGCGATAAGCCTTCAAGTTACCTTCATTCAAAATTGGGCCCTTGACAAAGTAACCAATTATATCAACGAAAGAAGTGACTTTAAAACGGATATTGGTAAAATCACTTTAAACTGGTGGGATGCTGTCAAACTCCAAGATGTCAAAATCCTGGATCATAAAGACAGCCTGATGATTGGTTCGGAGACGATTGAAGTAGATTTTGATTTAAACTCATTATTATCTCCCGGAAATCCTTCGCTTCAAGAAGTCAGACTTTCCAGACCAGACTTACATTTAATTACCCATCCTGAAGACAGCTTGATGAATCTTAATCTCTGGGTTATACAAATGTCAGAGGTTTTTGGTTCCGGAAGTAGCTCAGGAGGAGGTGCTAAATTCGAAATCGGAAACGTTCAAATTCGAAATGGAACAGTATACATTGAAAATCTAAGCTATGATCCCTTTGAAGTAGGCTTTGATTACAATCATTTAAAATTTGATGGAGTATTCTGTAATGCTGAAAATTTTTATGTGGAGGGAGGAGAAATTGGGATTAATGTAAAAATGATCACTGGAATTGAATCTTCTTCAGAACTGGAAATCAAAGAATTAAAAACTGACTTCAAGTTTTCTCCGAAATTTATGGAGTTTGCCAACCTCAGCTTAAAATCTGATAAATCGCATATCAAAGATTACCTACGGTTCGATATGCTGTCTGACTCCGCACTCTCCAATTTTGTGACCGATGTAAAGATCACAGCCAACATGGAAGAGTCGAAATTGAATCTTACGGATTTAAGAAAATTTGCCCCGACTCTCCCTCAAATAGAAGATGAAATCTATCTGATTGGAGAAGTAACAGGAACCATCGCTGATTTCAAATCTGAAGAGTTCCTAATTCGCTTAGGTGAAAAAACAGCATTGTTTGGAGCATTTGAACTAGAGGGACTCCCGGATATTCAGGATACCTACATCAACCTTTCCCTCCAGAACTCCACGGCTTTAGCCAAGGATTTAGCTCCTTACGTGAGCGAGGAAGTTCAAAAACAAATTTTCAAGTTCAATACAATCCGCTTCAATGCTGATTTTGCAGGGTACTTACGAAGGTTTAGTACGTCAGGAGACTTCCAAACTACCATAGGAGATATTGAAGGAAGGATCAATTTTGACTTGGTAGACAACATGCCTTCCGTGGTTTCCCGGGTTACCATCTCCAACTTAGATCTGGGGATACTTGTGGAAGACCGTGAACAATTCCAGAAAGTCTCCCTAGATGGAAATGTGACGCTGAAAGGAAATTCCAGAGAAAACATTCTGATCGGCTTGGATGCCCAGATTGATAAAGTAGGGTTTAGAAATTACGAATACAGTAATATCACTACCGATGCTACCTATGGATTAAATCTATTCAAGGGAAATCTGGATATAGAAGATCCCAACCTTAAAATGCAAGCCACGGGTCTACTCAATCTAAATGAATCGATCGATTCCGTACGGATGCAGATTGATCTGGATACTGCCTTTTTGGCGAATATCAATTTAACCAACAAACTCAACTTCCTTAGCGGCCACCTTAATATTGACACCAAAGGAATCAATATTGATGACATACAGGGAATTGCCCGGTTTACTGATATGGCTCTGGGGTTTGAAGACCGCTTTTTGGAATTAGGAGATTTCAATTTTCAATCTCTTTTTGCTGGTGGGACGCGGACCATGTCCATTAATTCTGATTATCTGGTGGCAGCCGCTTCTGGACAGTTCAACTTGGAACAGATCTATCAAGATCTGAATGTATTATTAGACCAATACATTGCAATTATCATCAATGAACCCCAGCCTGTAGCGGATCTAGAGACAGTCTTTTCAGAAACCTACAATTTGGACCTGAACATCCGCATGTTCAATGTCAATCCGATTGTCCAGCTTTTTGAACCAGATCTTTCAGTTTCCCGAAACACAATTCTAGAAGGTGCTTTCTACCAAACTCCAGAAAATACCGTATTCAACTTTTTCACAAGTATTGATACTCTTAAATACCAAGACAAGACTGCTTTTGCGACAAATATTGATTTTAACACCTCTAAAATCATCAATAGCGAAGAGATCTTGGCCTCTTTTTATATTTATTCCAAAGCTCAACAGGTAGGCAAAAGCGTGGAGTTTTCCAATTTGGGTCTTGAAGCAATCTGGGATCAAAATAAGGTAGCGCTGGACTTTACCTTAGATCAAGATTCTACCCAAAGTTCTGCCAGAGTAAATGCCAATGCCCAGTTTTCAGCTCAGAACACCCAAATCAATTTTGCTCCTTCTTCTCTTAAAGTATTGGATAGGGAATGGAAATTTGTTAACGATAATCTAATCACCTTGACTCCTGGAGAAATAGATTTTTCTAATGTAAAAATCTTCAACGAAGATCAGTTCATCGCATTAGAAGGAGTCATATCTGAGGATCCTGCCAAAGAACTTCAACTCTCCATCAACCAAGTCAATGTTGACATATTAAATACCCTGGTGCCTCAAGAATTTGAAGGAACGGCAAACGGGATACTTAAAGTAGAAGATGTCTATGAAGCCCCTCTGTTACAAGGTGACATCAGTATTGATAGCTTAAGGATCAATTCATTTCTAATTGGAAATTTAAGAGGAACAGCCAATTTGAACGGAGAAATTCTGGCGTTGAATCTCTCCAATACCAGAAATGGAAAAAAGACCATTGATATGAATGGAAACATTGAATTGGAAAATCAAGACATCCATATCGATGCCATTTTAAGTGAAACCAACTTACTTATTTTAGAGCCTTTTCTCTCCAAATATGTTTCCCAAATGGGTGGCAGTGTGACGGGAGATTTTCAAATCAGAGGAACTACCAAAGATCCTGAAATTCTAGGAACAGGAATAGTAGACAATGGAAGATTACGTATCAATTACCTGAATACCAATTACCAATTGAATGGAAGTATCGCATTTATTCCCAATCAAATAAATTTTAAAGATTTGATCCTTCAGGATGTGAATGGAAACGTGGCTAATCTGAAAGGAGGAATCAACCACAGCGGATTCAAGGATTTTTATTTAAACATCAATTCCAACCTCACCAACTTCCAGGTGCTCAATACCACTTCACGTGACAATGAAACGTTTTATGGAAACGCCTATGTAACAGGAACCATTGACTTTTTGGGAAGTACTACCAACTTGGACATCAATGCAAGAGCGACCAGCCAACCCAATACCCGGATTTATATTCCTTTGACAGATGATAATCGAATAGCTCAGGAGGATTTTATACATATTATCAATATTCAGGACACCGTTCGGATCCGTGAGGTAAATGAAGAAATCAATCGATTGGACATTGAAAACATTCGGATGAATTTCATCCTGGATGTTACTCCGGATGCTTTGGCAGAAATCATCATTGACCCCAGAACAGAGGAGGGAATTTCTGGAAGGGGAAGAGGAGTATTGACCTTAAATGTGGATACTCAGGGGAATTTTTCCCTGACTGGTAACTATGAAATCACCGAAGGGAAATACAACTTCTCACTTTATAACATTGTAAAAAAACAGTTCAATATCCGGCCGGGAGGAAGAATCACCTGGTATGGAGATCCTTATGAGGGGGTCATGAATTTAGTGGCCGAATATGAAGACAATGTATCCATTCAGCCTTTGCTAAATGCTACAACCACTACAGATCCGGACAACACACAATCTAATAGAAGATACCCTGTAAAAGTGATCATGGATTTGGAAGGAGCCTTACTATCCCCCGACATCAATTTCGGGTTTGACTTTTCCCAATTTCCATCCAGTGGAGACATCCAAACAACTATATCAGCCTTCCAAAATAGAATTGCAAATGATGAACAGGAAAAAAACCGACAAGTGTTTTCCGTCATTATGAGCCGATCCTTTTCTCCGGAAGGCCAATTTTCAGGAGTGGCAAACATCTCCTCTAGTTTAGGCCAGTTACTTTCTTCCCAACTCAATGCATTTTTAGGGCAAGTGGACAAAAATCTTGAAATAGATGTGGACTTAGCATCATTGGACGCCAACACCTTGGAGACCTTCCAGTTATCTGTAGCCTACACCTTTTTGGATGGACGTTTGAGGGTTTCTCGAGATGGGGGTTTTACGAATAACCAGGGAATTGCAAATGCCGCTTCCATTATCGGAGACTGGCAAGCGGAGTATTTACTGACAGAAGACGGAGTCTATAGGATCCGAATTTTCAACAGAAATAATTTCAACGTATTTACCTCCTTATCTCTTTCAAAAAACGTGGCAACCTATGGGGTTTCTGTCTCCCAAAATGTCTCTTTCAACTCTTTTTCTGAGCTTTTCCAGAAATTGACCAGAAAGAAAGATGAAAAACTCCGAATCAATGACACGGATGATTTCCTTCGTTATAATTATGAAAATGGAGAAAATTGGACTCCGATCAATTTGGAGAATCTGGAAAATAGATTGGACTCTTTAGAGCGAATCCGCCAATCCACTCCCGTCCCTGACTCTATACCCGCCAAGAAAGATTCTCTAAACATTTTCATTCAAAACAAGCTTTTCAATTAA
- the smpB gene encoding SsrA-binding protein SmpB, with translation MAKASKFDKIVNIKNKKASFQFEFIEKFVCGMVLKGTEIKSIREGKVSLTEAFCVFLRGELYVRQMHIAPYSMAASYNHEAVRDRKLLLSKKELEKLETKSQEKGLTIIPVRIFINDRGLAKMEIALGRGKKLHDKRHDLKEKDAKREIQRMAFD, from the coding sequence ATGGCGAAGGCTAGTAAATTTGATAAGATCGTAAACATCAAAAATAAAAAAGCGAGTTTTCAATTTGAATTCATCGAGAAATTTGTTTGTGGAATGGTGTTGAAAGGAACGGAGATAAAATCAATCCGGGAAGGAAAGGTGTCTTTGACAGAGGCTTTTTGCGTATTCCTGAGGGGAGAATTGTATGTACGCCAAATGCACATCGCTCCTTATTCAATGGCTGCTAGCTATAATCATGAAGCCGTGAGAGATAGGAAGTTGCTATTAAGTAAGAAAGAACTTGAAAAATTAGAAACTAAGTCTCAAGAAAAAGGGCTGACTATCATTCCTGTTCGTATATTTATAAATGACCGAGGTTTAGCAAAAATGGAAATTGCCTTGGGTCGAGGCAAAAAGCTTCATGATAAACGACATGACCTGAAAGAAAAAGATGCGAAAAGAGAAATCCAGCGAATGGCCTTTGACTGA
- a CDS encoding ribonuclease HII, whose translation MTLKPFLEANRIEAGCDEVGRGCLAGPVVAAAVILPQDYSNRWINDSKKLGKRQREDLIEEIKGKSLAWKIAEASVEEIDRINILNASFLAMTRAVQGLSILPQHLLIDGNRFKSKLTLPYTCVIKGDGKFASIAAASILAKVHRDQFMEKLAEEFPHYGWERNAGYPTKAHRTGIEEHGDCIWHRKSFRLLSSQMKMEL comes from the coding sequence ATGACTCTAAAACCCTTTTTAGAAGCTAATCGAATAGAAGCTGGATGTGATGAAGTAGGAAGAGGCTGTTTGGCAGGGCCTGTCGTAGCTGCTGCGGTAATCCTCCCTCAAGACTATTCCAATCGCTGGATCAATGATTCCAAAAAATTAGGCAAACGTCAAAGGGAAGACCTGATTGAAGAAATAAAAGGGAAGTCCTTGGCTTGGAAAATTGCCGAAGCATCCGTGGAGGAAATTGATCGAATCAACATTCTGAATGCCTCATTCCTGGCCATGACCCGGGCCGTGCAGGGGCTATCCATCCTTCCCCAACATCTTCTAATTGATGGAAACAGGTTCAAATCAAAACTAACCTTGCCTTATACCTGTGTGATCAAAGGGGATGGTAAGTTTGCCAGTATAGCCGCTGCATCCATTTTAGCCAAAGTGCACCGTGATCAATTCATGGAAAAGTTGGCAGAAGAATTCCCTCACTATGGATGGGAACGAAATGCAGGGTATCCTACCAAAGCCCATCGGACAGGGATTGAGGAACACGGGGATTGTATCTGGCATAGAAAAAGCTTTCGGCTCTTAAGTAGCCAGATGAAAATGGAATTGTAA